A window of the Nitrospinaceae bacterium genome harbors these coding sequences:
- a CDS encoding gamma carbonic anhydrase family protein → MYLPYEGKLPKVHEKAWIAETAVIIGDVEIGEDSSVWYGCVLRGDEMHIRVGKRTNIQDLSLLHIEGGKSPCILGDDVSIGHSAIVHGCEIKDGALIAMGAIILNNVVVGEGAVVGAGALVPEGKEIPPNTLWMGTPAKFVRELRDDERERFKRTPQVYASLKERYRNG, encoded by the coding sequence ATGTATTTACCCTACGAGGGGAAGCTCCCCAAGGTGCACGAGAAGGCATGGATCGCCGAGACGGCGGTGATTATCGGTGATGTGGAGATTGGCGAGGACAGCAGCGTTTGGTATGGGTGCGTTCTTCGCGGCGATGAGATGCACATCCGGGTGGGTAAGCGAACCAATATTCAGGATTTATCTCTTCTTCATATCGAGGGGGGAAAATCCCCCTGTATTCTCGGGGACGATGTTTCTATCGGGCACTCGGCGATTGTCCATGGTTGCGAAATTAAAGACGGTGCGCTTATCGCCATGGGCGCAATTATCTTGAACAATGTGGTGGTTGGAGAGGGGGCGGTCGTTGGCGCGGGGGCGCTGGTGCCCGAGGGCAAGGAGATTCCCCCGAACACGCTTTGGATGGGCACGCCAGCGAAATTTGTGCGCGAGTTGAGGGACGATGAGCGGGAGCGTTTTAAGCGAACGCCCCAAGTGTACGCCAGCCTCAAAGAGCGTTATCGAAACGGGTAG
- the plsX gene encoding phosphate acyltransferase PlsX yields MKIAVDAMGGDHAPSLIIEGAVLAYKELGIESILVGIPESIDSELSRLGARGLPFEIREATQVIEMGEVPSKALKSKPNSSMRVAAELVKKSEASAVFSAGDTGGAFAVSLHVLQRMKGVLRPAIAALIPTLKGFSIMLDVGANLLPKAQHLFQFGVMGQIYSELALDTPSPSVGLLNVGGEVSKGTDALRTAHGLFAKSDLNFMGNVEGSIIFQGNVDVIVCDGFSGNVALKVSESLSEMLTTLLREEVTHSVRSKIGYMFLQNGLKSMKKRTDYSEYGAAPLLGLNGLCMIGHGRSTAKAVKNALRATDQLVKKQLNGKIQSEIDRQLSLQRSSEPGWRLWDQIREGIFHPGESSESSEEGQSSDDSETNLTQK; encoded by the coding sequence ATGAAGATTGCTGTTGATGCAATGGGCGGGGATCACGCACCTTCGTTAATTATAGAGGGCGCGGTACTCGCATACAAAGAGTTGGGCATAGAATCAATTCTTGTCGGAATACCCGAGAGTATTGATTCTGAACTCTCCCGCTTGGGTGCGCGTGGTTTGCCGTTTGAAATTCGCGAAGCCACCCAAGTGATTGAGATGGGTGAGGTCCCCTCGAAAGCTTTGAAATCAAAACCAAACTCTTCGATGCGTGTTGCTGCCGAATTAGTAAAAAAAAGTGAGGCGAGCGCCGTATTTAGCGCGGGAGATACGGGAGGCGCATTTGCCGTCTCTTTGCATGTGCTTCAAAGAATGAAGGGTGTTTTGAGGCCTGCCATTGCAGCACTCATTCCCACCCTCAAGGGGTTTAGTATCATGCTCGATGTCGGAGCAAACTTACTTCCCAAGGCGCAGCACCTGTTCCAGTTTGGGGTGATGGGTCAAATATACTCCGAGCTTGCCCTGGATACGCCCTCGCCCTCTGTCGGACTTCTTAACGTTGGAGGAGAGGTTTCAAAAGGTACTGATGCCCTCAGGACAGCTCATGGTCTGTTTGCAAAAAGTGATTTGAATTTCATGGGAAATGTTGAGGGAAGCATTATTTTTCAGGGCAATGTGGATGTTATTGTCTGCGATGGCTTTTCGGGGAATGTGGCGCTCAAGGTTAGTGAAAGTCTAAGTGAGATGCTTACCACCCTTCTCCGGGAGGAGGTTACACACTCGGTTCGAAGTAAAATTGGGTATATGTTCCTCCAAAACGGCTTGAAATCCATGAAGAAGAGGACGGATTATTCTGAATATGGTGCGGCGCCGCTGCTAGGGCTAAACGGTCTGTGCATGATTGGGCACGGACGAAGTACGGCGAAAGCGGTTAAAAATGCTTTGAGGGCTACGGACCAATTGGTGAAAAAGCAATTAAACGGTAAGATACAAAGCGAAATAGACAGGCAGTTGTCATTACAAAGAAGCTCTGAGCCCGGTTGGCGCCTTTGGGATCAAATCCGTGAGGGTATTTTTCATCCAGGTGAATCGAGTGAATCATCGGAAGAAGGGCAATCTTCCGATGATAGCGAAACGAATCTGACACAAAAGTAA
- the acpP gene encoding acyl carrier protein, with protein sequence MADNVEERVKEIIVEQLSVEADKVVPEASFINDLGADSLDTVELVMAFEEKFGLEIPDEDAEKITTVQHAVSYIEEHS encoded by the coding sequence GTGGCGGATAATGTCGAAGAAAGAGTAAAAGAAATAATTGTGGAGCAGTTGAGTGTTGAGGCAGACAAGGTGGTTCCTGAAGCATCTTTTATCAATGATTTGGGTGCGGATTCTTTGGATACCGTCGAACTTGTAATGGCTTTTGAAGAAAAGTTCGGTCTTGAAATTCCAGATGAGGATGCAGAAAAGATCACTACGGTTCAGCATGCTGTCAGTTACATAGAGGAACATAGTTGA
- the smc gene encoding chromosome segregation protein SMC has translation MKFKRIEMLGFKSFVDKTVIEFGGDLTAIVGPNGCGKSNVSDAIRWVLGEHRPKNLRAKKMEDVIFNGSADRKPLGMAEVSLTISELKGIVTHPQFKDFDELVVTRRLYRSGESEYLINKNLCRLKDIVDIFLDTGVSLDTFSIVEQGRIEGLVNAKPMDRRLIIEEAAGIMKYKSRRNEAMRKLDLAQANFLRVVDILNEKEARLKTLRRQARKATFHKEYQKEIVELDIRVSAMNLLRLDTELEPTESEFSKCDELSKGHSAAFSAREADREKCRIEVAERSENLAETRRRAVEVEGYLQRLENRLEMLSSRLTELDEEDERRRDEIESLFDESTKLKEEHEQLTTREVSLSRELEEARGAYEASAKKINDQRTELASKEVEEGESRKLIARETDALSGARQRIASGDSRRGAISESIERLEVELAEAVRLGDELKVEEESLAGRLQVATSKVESLKERMLVVSGEKSRIEALLRECEVDSVATKEALVEFRSSLQVLNSLESNDSDKFAGEKAFRELGVEVRGVLSDILKVEQRYEKAIEAALGANLKGVVVSGHDSAVSAIKRLVSSGQSARGLALPAVPRRVSSPVIPKLSGVEGGAIDVVSFPDDYRSLMESLLAGVGISQNLDLALEAWRSGPDGITWVTLSGEVVHPSGALEGGSASDALSGPLEWKRQREELQLSTSDHEVKLQVSSDKERRYREELGQAEEEVERVTRNVRQAELALVELQGTHRASGDKNADSRTRCGTIREQGAQMREELVHIENDHREAQAEASRASVSLDSAAIRGAEIENELARVGELIARLEEEVSDRRVDLTEAQGRAASVKNEIQRIGDGIEQNVVRLARRKEEEEDSSQKRESLNLNLTQSRDEIERLKEEKTEVEAEQGARSRLVEEARARDEELAEILREMRDEAVRIQGNLSDVAERRTTLRVQRETLIESARNEFDLDLVVSAQENKEYLADYQEHVNRLEMLQQRLSRMGEVNPLAAQEFDEINQEYTFLKEQQEDLDASIQDLHTIIDKLNQTTKKRFVEAFEQVSAHFADIFSRLFLGGEARMYLLDPNDPLETGVDIEVRPPGKRPGNIMLLSAGEKALTALALLFSVFSVRPSPLCLLDEVDATLDDANVGRFRDVIGELEDKSQFILITHNKRTMSYATQLYGVTQREKGVSIIVSVKMKKQSEDEEVSDKEGSEGEAVGAAMEAEEA, from the coding sequence TTGAAATTCAAGCGCATTGAAATGTTGGGATTCAAGTCCTTTGTGGACAAAACCGTCATCGAATTCGGTGGAGATTTAACAGCGATAGTTGGGCCTAATGGTTGCGGGAAAAGTAACGTTAGCGATGCCATTCGTTGGGTTTTGGGGGAGCATCGCCCAAAAAATCTTCGTGCGAAAAAGATGGAAGATGTCATTTTTAATGGTAGCGCCGATAGAAAGCCTTTAGGGATGGCTGAAGTGTCGCTGACTATTTCCGAACTCAAGGGAATTGTCACACATCCTCAGTTCAAGGATTTTGACGAGCTTGTTGTCACGCGTCGTCTCTATCGCTCGGGTGAGAGCGAATATCTCATAAACAAAAACTTGTGCCGACTTAAGGATATTGTCGATATATTCCTTGATACGGGGGTTTCTCTCGATACATTCTCGATTGTAGAGCAAGGAAGAATAGAAGGTCTCGTCAACGCCAAGCCGATGGATCGTAGATTGATCATCGAAGAGGCGGCCGGAATTATGAAATACAAAAGCCGGCGCAATGAGGCAATGAGAAAATTGGATCTTGCTCAGGCAAACTTTTTGCGGGTTGTCGATATTCTGAATGAAAAAGAGGCTAGGCTTAAAACTCTCCGCCGTCAGGCCAGAAAAGCCACATTCCATAAGGAATATCAAAAAGAGATCGTTGAGTTGGATATTCGTGTCTCGGCTATGAATTTGCTTCGACTGGATACGGAACTAGAACCGACGGAGAGTGAATTTTCTAAATGTGATGAATTGAGCAAAGGCCATTCGGCGGCTTTTTCGGCCAGGGAAGCTGATCGCGAAAAATGTCGTATAGAGGTTGCCGAGCGCTCTGAGAATCTTGCCGAAACCCGGCGGCGGGCAGTGGAAGTAGAAGGGTATCTTCAGCGCTTGGAAAATCGCCTTGAAATGCTATCCAGTCGGCTTACCGAACTCGACGAGGAGGACGAACGCCGCCGCGATGAAATAGAGTCCCTCTTCGATGAATCAACGAAACTCAAAGAAGAGCATGAGCAGCTGACAACTCGGGAAGTGTCTTTGTCTCGGGAGTTAGAAGAGGCTAGGGGAGCATATGAAGCCAGCGCAAAAAAGATAAATGATCAGCGGACCGAGTTAGCTTCCAAGGAGGTCGAAGAGGGCGAATCCAGGAAATTGATTGCTCGAGAGACGGATGCTCTTAGTGGTGCACGCCAGAGAATTGCATCGGGTGATTCCCGCCGAGGAGCAATTTCAGAGTCAATCGAGCGCCTTGAGGTTGAACTAGCAGAGGCGGTTCGGCTCGGTGATGAATTGAAAGTAGAGGAAGAGTCCCTTGCTGGTCGTCTCCAGGTAGCTACCTCCAAAGTGGAATCCTTGAAAGAGAGGATGCTTGTTGTTTCCGGTGAGAAATCCCGTATCGAGGCATTGTTGCGTGAATGCGAGGTCGATTCGGTTGCCACGAAAGAGGCGCTTGTTGAATTTCGGTCGTCTCTTCAGGTGCTAAATAGTCTAGAAAGTAATGATTCAGACAAGTTTGCTGGCGAGAAGGCGTTTCGTGAGCTTGGAGTGGAAGTTCGTGGTGTATTGTCCGACATTCTTAAAGTTGAGCAACGCTACGAAAAAGCGATTGAAGCGGCGCTTGGTGCCAATCTCAAGGGCGTGGTGGTATCGGGTCATGATAGCGCAGTCTCTGCAATCAAGCGCTTGGTCTCCTCTGGCCAATCAGCCAGAGGGTTGGCTCTCCCCGCTGTTCCTCGAAGAGTTTCTTCCCCGGTAATTCCTAAACTTTCCGGAGTTGAGGGGGGCGCTATCGATGTGGTGAGTTTTCCGGACGATTATCGCTCTCTTATGGAATCGCTGCTTGCCGGAGTAGGCATCTCGCAAAATTTGGATTTGGCTCTTGAGGCATGGCGTTCTGGGCCCGATGGAATCACCTGGGTCACTTTATCGGGAGAAGTTGTGCATCCCTCGGGTGCCCTTGAGGGGGGTAGCGCCTCGGACGCCCTATCGGGGCCACTGGAATGGAAACGCCAGCGAGAGGAGCTTCAACTATCTACATCTGATCATGAAGTTAAGTTGCAGGTTTCCTCGGACAAAGAGCGCCGCTACCGCGAAGAATTAGGACAGGCAGAAGAGGAAGTAGAAAGAGTAACTCGAAATGTACGTCAGGCAGAGTTGGCTCTTGTCGAACTGCAAGGGACGCATCGTGCATCTGGCGATAAAAATGCCGATTCGAGAACGCGTTGCGGAACGATTAGGGAACAGGGTGCTCAGATGCGAGAAGAGTTGGTTCATATCGAGAATGATCATCGCGAGGCGCAAGCTGAGGCGTCAAGAGCGTCGGTGTCACTTGATAGTGCGGCTATTCGTGGTGCTGAGATCGAGAATGAACTTGCGCGTGTCGGCGAGCTTATAGCCCGATTGGAGGAAGAGGTATCAGATCGCCGCGTGGATTTAACAGAGGCGCAAGGTAGGGCGGCTAGTGTCAAAAATGAAATCCAACGGATTGGTGATGGGATAGAGCAGAACGTTGTTCGGTTGGCTCGGAGGAAAGAGGAGGAAGAGGATTCTTCCCAAAAGCGCGAGAGTCTGAATTTGAATCTCACACAGAGCCGTGATGAAATTGAGCGGCTCAAGGAAGAAAAAACAGAAGTTGAGGCAGAGCAAGGGGCTCGCTCTCGCCTTGTTGAGGAAGCGCGAGCCCGAGACGAGGAACTGGCCGAAATATTGAGAGAAATGCGCGATGAGGCTGTTCGGATTCAAGGAAATCTCTCCGATGTGGCAGAACGTCGCACAACCCTCCGCGTTCAGCGCGAAACTTTGATTGAATCGGCTCGAAATGAATTTGACCTCGACCTGGTCGTATCGGCACAAGAGAACAAGGAATATCTTGCCGACTACCAGGAGCATGTCAACAGACTTGAAATGCTTCAACAGCGGCTTTCTCGAATGGGTGAGGTGAATCCTCTTGCCGCGCAGGAATTTGATGAGATCAATCAAGAGTATACTTTCCTCAAAGAGCAACAAGAAGATCTTGACGCATCCATCCAGGATCTACATACAATAATCGACAAATTGAACCAAACGACGAAAAAACGATTTGTCGAGGCATTTGAGCAGGTGAGTGCCCATTTCGCCGATATCTTCAGCCGGCTGTTTCTTGGGGGAGAGGCGCGCATGTATCTTCTCGACCCCAACGATCCGTTAGAAACAGGTGTAGATATCGAGGTGCGACCACCGGGCAAACGCCCGGGCAATATCATGTTGCTCTCGGCAGGGGAAAAAGCATTAACCGCGCTAGCTCTCCTCTTCTCGGTTTTTTCGGTTAGGCCTAGTCCTCTCTGTCTACTCGATGAGGTGGATGCCACTCTCGATGATGCGAACGTGGGCCGTTTCCGCGATGTGATTGGGGAGCTTGAGGATAAGAGCCAGTTCATTCTTATCACCCATAACAAGCGGACAATGTCGTATGCTACACAGTTGTATGGTGTTACTCAGCGGGAAAAAGGAGTATCCATCATTGTATCGGTGAAGATGAAAAAGCAGTCTGAAGACGAGGAGGTCTCTGATAAGGAAGGCTCTGAGGGCGAGGCAGTAGGCGCGGCAATGGAGGCCGAGGAAGCCTAA
- the ftsY gene encoding signal recognition particle-docking protein FtsY: MPEVQSKTTASRKKARVSSGWLGQLRKGLTKTRDSLASRLGAVLAGKSRLDPETIEELEEILYMADIGPVTVESTLEKLRRGEGGGESAAERVQDILCSLLENPSKPPPPEPEAPTEGEPRVVLLVGVNGAGKTTTAGKLAARLSSEGQKVMFAAADTFRAAAGEQVEVWAERTGCHFVRHSEGADPGAVVYDAIASARARGVDTLLVDTAGRLHTRKNLMDELVKIRRVTEGQLPGAPHEILLVIDATSGQNALAQVREFGATMGVTGLVVTKLDGSSKGGVLIGAVHESGIPVRWIGVGEGTEDLLPFDAKAFAEALFGTEEPE, translated from the coding sequence CTGCCCGAGGTCCAATCGAAGACGACTGCGAGCAGGAAAAAAGCGAGGGTTAGCAGCGGCTGGCTCGGGCAGCTGAGAAAAGGCCTTACGAAAACGAGGGACTCTCTTGCCAGCAGGCTGGGAGCCGTTCTAGCGGGAAAATCCCGCCTCGATCCGGAAACCATAGAGGAGCTTGAAGAAATCCTCTACATGGCCGACATCGGACCAGTTACGGTTGAGTCTACTCTCGAAAAGCTTCGCCGCGGAGAAGGAGGGGGCGAGAGTGCAGCCGAGCGTGTTCAGGATATTCTTTGCTCTCTACTTGAAAACCCCTCTAAACCGCCGCCGCCTGAGCCCGAGGCACCTACCGAGGGCGAGCCCCGTGTCGTTCTCCTGGTTGGCGTTAACGGAGCGGGAAAGACCACTACTGCTGGAAAACTAGCTGCCCGCCTCTCCTCGGAGGGGCAAAAAGTAATGTTTGCCGCTGCCGACACTTTCCGTGCGGCAGCCGGCGAGCAGGTCGAGGTTTGGGCAGAGCGAACGGGCTGCCACTTTGTCCGCCATTCGGAAGGCGCCGATCCCGGTGCCGTTGTCTACGATGCTATCGCCTCGGCCCGGGCTCGAGGGGTGGACACCCTTCTCGTTGACACTGCAGGTCGCCTCCACACTCGGAAAAACCTCATGGATGAGCTCGTCAAGATTCGCCGTGTCACCGAAGGCCAGCTCCCAGGGGCACCCCACGAAATCCTCCTCGTCATCGACGCCACCTCTGGCCAGAACGCCCTTGCCCAGGTTCGCGAATTTGGCGCAACCATGGGCGTCACAGGTCTCGTCGTCACCAAGCTCGATGGTTCGTCCAAGGGAGGTGTCCTCATCGGCGCGGTGCATGAAAGCGGAATTCCCGTCCGCTGGATAGGTGTGGGCGAGGGCACAGAGGACCTGCTGCCCTTTGACGCCAAGGCCTTTGCCGAGGCCCTCTTCGGGACGGAGGAGCCAGAGTAG
- the fabF gene encoding beta-ketoacyl-ACP synthase II — MGLVTPLGIGIQENWDALVGGKSGVGPVTGFNAERLPAQICGEVKDFNPEDYIERKEIKKMDRFIQFVMASTKMAFDDAGLEKPDDEVAHRYGAVIGVGLGGLPAIEKHKKILEEQGPKRLSPFFIPMLLANLAPGQVSMHWGLKGPNTCTVTACASSNHAIGDAMKFIQRGIADVMVSGGSESCITELAMGGFCAMKALSTRNEEPERASRPFDAERNGFVMGEGSGVLILESYEHAVKRGARIYAEVSGYGLSADAYHITSPSPDGEGAARSMEMAIQDAGLTPTDVDYINAHGTSTPGGDKIETVAIKRAFGEHANKIAISSTKSMTGHLLGAAGGIESIFTVLAIQNGLVPPTINYENPDPDCDLDCVPNTPRKAEIRCALTNSFGFGGTNATILFRKPETEAA, encoded by the coding sequence ATGGGTTTGGTAACCCCTCTTGGTATTGGTATCCAGGAAAATTGGGACGCCCTGGTGGGGGGAAAGTCAGGTGTAGGCCCCGTAACGGGGTTTAATGCCGAGCGGTTGCCTGCGCAAATATGCGGTGAGGTGAAGGATTTTAATCCTGAAGACTACATCGAGCGAAAAGAAATCAAGAAAATGGATAGGTTCATCCAGTTCGTTATGGCGTCCACTAAAATGGCTTTTGATGATGCTGGACTGGAAAAGCCAGATGATGAGGTCGCTCACCGCTATGGCGCGGTAATCGGTGTCGGGCTAGGCGGATTGCCGGCGATTGAAAAGCATAAGAAAATTCTTGAGGAGCAAGGGCCGAAACGGTTGAGCCCGTTTTTTATCCCAATGTTGCTGGCGAATCTGGCCCCCGGCCAGGTTTCGATGCATTGGGGGCTGAAGGGTCCGAACACCTGTACCGTTACAGCATGCGCATCTAGTAATCATGCCATAGGCGATGCAATGAAATTCATTCAAAGAGGAATTGCCGACGTCATGGTGTCGGGAGGCAGTGAATCGTGCATCACGGAATTGGCTATGGGTGGTTTCTGTGCGATGAAAGCGCTCAGTACGCGTAATGAGGAGCCGGAGCGTGCCAGCAGGCCATTTGATGCAGAACGAAATGGTTTCGTTATGGGCGAGGGCTCTGGTGTACTAATCCTTGAGAGCTACGAGCACGCTGTTAAGCGTGGTGCGAGGATTTATGCCGAAGTGTCGGGTTATGGTCTTAGCGCCGACGCTTACCATATCACCTCACCCTCTCCCGACGGGGAAGGGGCTGCCCGCTCCATGGAAATGGCCATTCAGGATGCCGGGCTCACCCCAACGGATGTCGATTATATCAATGCCCATGGAACCTCGACGCCGGGCGGTGATAAAATTGAAACGGTGGCGATAAAACGCGCCTTTGGTGAGCATGCCAACAAAATTGCTATTAGTTCGACTAAGTCGATGACCGGCCACCTTCTCGGTGCGGCTGGCGGCATTGAGTCAATATTCACGGTGCTGGCCATACAAAACGGGCTAGTGCCGCCGACCATCAATTACGAAAATCCTGATCCAGATTGCGATCTGGATTGTGTTCCAAACACCCCCCGTAAGGCGGAAATCCGCTGTGCCCTCACGAACTCCTTCGGATTTGGCGGGACGAACGCAACGATCCTCTTCCGAAAACCCGAAACGGAAGCCGCGTAA
- the rpmF gene encoding 50S ribosomal protein L32 has protein sequence MALPKTRHSQTRGRKRRTHWKVAKPAVAVCSNCEAPVLPHRLCTTCGFYKGQKVLAVQEA, from the coding sequence ATGGCTCTGCCCAAAACTCGTCATTCTCAGACAAGAGGGCGCAAGCGTAGGACACACTGGAAGGTGGCCAAGCCTGCCGTGGCAGTGTGTTCGAACTGTGAAGCACCTGTGTTGCCGCATCGTTTATGCACTACTTGTGGCTTCTACAAGGGGCAAAAGGTTTTGGCTGTCCAAGAAGCCTGA
- the fabD gene encoding ACP S-malonyltransferase encodes MGKDFYDRFSFARETYEMANDILGWDIAKLSFEGPKDELTLTSNTQPAIMIHSYIAHTLLTENGVSPVLAMGHSLGEYSALLAAGGLDFSTALYLVKERGEFMHKAVPQGGGAMAALLGLDREVVELVCMETDGVVEIANYNAPGQIVISGERTAVEEAVALAKDKGVRKAVMLPVGAPFHSSLLQEAAERMSEVLDSVEFSDLSIPIYSNVTSQPVHDSNEARELLKKQVRAAVRWEDSVRLASQENVSAYIEVGPGKVLSGLNKRIARDIPVFNVEDEESLKNTLTKIAELN; translated from the coding sequence ATGGGAAAGGATTTCTATGATCGTTTCTCATTCGCCAGGGAAACCTATGAGATGGCAAATGATATCTTGGGATGGGATATCGCCAAACTCAGCTTTGAAGGCCCCAAGGATGAGTTGACCCTGACTTCGAATACCCAGCCCGCTATCATGATCCATAGCTACATTGCTCATACTTTGTTAACCGAAAATGGGGTGAGCCCGGTATTGGCGATGGGCCATAGTCTAGGGGAGTATTCTGCGTTACTTGCGGCGGGGGGGCTCGATTTTTCGACTGCGCTATATTTGGTAAAAGAGCGGGGTGAATTTATGCATAAAGCGGTCCCTCAAGGTGGTGGCGCCATGGCTGCGTTGTTAGGCTTGGACCGGGAGGTTGTGGAATTAGTCTGCATGGAGACAGATGGTGTTGTCGAGATTGCAAACTATAATGCCCCTGGACAAATTGTTATTTCGGGAGAGCGCACGGCGGTAGAAGAGGCGGTTGCGCTAGCCAAGGACAAGGGAGTTCGTAAGGCTGTGATGCTTCCCGTCGGTGCGCCATTTCATAGCTCGCTACTTCAGGAGGCGGCCGAGCGGATGAGTGAGGTGCTCGACTCCGTGGAATTCTCTGATCTGTCGATTCCTATTTACTCGAACGTGACGAGCCAGCCGGTCCATGATTCTAATGAGGCCCGTGAACTTCTCAAAAAACAGGTTCGCGCTGCTGTTCGCTGGGAGGACTCAGTTCGTTTGGCGAGTCAGGAAAATGTCAGTGCCTATATCGAGGTAGGACCTGGAAAGGTTCTTTCGGGGCTGAACAAGAGAATCGCCAGGGATATTCCTGTTTTTAATGTCGAGGACGAGGAAAGTTTGAAAAATACTCTGACGAAGATAGCGGAACTTAATTAG
- the rnc gene encoding ribonuclease III — MASKKRGVPNTPQGPPVPPLEELEQKIGYGFSDSQIFLQALTHRSYSQEVIPPEEDNERLEFLGDAVLQLIVTKRLWIELVKEDEGILTRRRSEKVSGRALAKVARAMGLADFLRLGKGELKTGGRQKPSILADSLEAIVGAIYLDAGYERCAEVVESWLWRAPEDGEDDILANDYKSNLQQELQQKSKRLPVYHVLSESGPEHNKIFRVEVRHGGRVLGTGQGRNKKEAEQAAARQSILAKSETKGRPKSTK; from the coding sequence GTGGCGTCTAAAAAGCGTGGTGTGCCAAATACCCCCCAAGGGCCCCCTGTTCCTCCGTTGGAAGAATTGGAGCAAAAAATCGGCTATGGCTTTTCCGATAGCCAGATATTCCTCCAGGCGCTAACCCATCGATCTTACTCTCAAGAAGTGATCCCGCCGGAGGAGGATAATGAGAGGCTTGAGTTCCTGGGTGACGCTGTTCTTCAGTTGATCGTTACAAAACGATTGTGGATCGAATTGGTTAAGGAGGATGAAGGCATTTTGACGCGTCGCCGCTCTGAGAAAGTTAGCGGCCGTGCCCTGGCTAAGGTCGCTCGTGCGATGGGTTTAGCCGATTTTCTCCGGTTGGGAAAAGGGGAGTTGAAAACCGGGGGACGCCAAAAACCTTCTATTTTGGCGGATTCCCTTGAGGCCATCGTGGGCGCGATTTATCTGGATGCCGGATATGAAAGGTGTGCCGAGGTGGTGGAATCGTGGCTATGGCGAGCACCGGAGGATGGTGAGGACGATATTCTGGCGAATGATTACAAGAGCAATCTTCAACAAGAACTACAGCAAAAAAGTAAGCGCCTGCCCGTTTATCATGTGTTGAGCGAATCTGGCCCTGAGCATAATAAAATTTTCAGGGTTGAGGTCCGCCATGGGGGGCGGGTATTGGGGACGGGGCAAGGCAGAAACAAAAAAGAGGCCGAACAGGCCGCTGCCCGGCAATCAATTTTAGCCAAAAGTGAAACAAAAGGTCGCCCGAAATCAACCAAATGA
- a CDS encoding ketoacyl-ACP synthase III: protein MTHSVILGTGSYVPDEVLANSDLEKIVDTTDQWIFDRTGIRERRVAQPEAAASDLSLPASQRALEAAGMDPKEIDLIIVTTLTPDSLCPSTACWLQAEIGAERAAAFDMNAACSGFVYGVQVADAYIRSGLKKNVLVASVDLMTRTVNWKDRGTCVLWGDGAGAVIMGPAENGQKGIIDTYTYSDGKDADKILIIGGGTKLPPMRTEDIESDAHTIKMKGQETFKTAVRHFSNVCAEALEKNNMTVDDIDVFIPHQANIRIIEAVAKRLKLSMDKVVVTIDKYGNMSSATIPVALDEWVREGKIQRGDNVLMAAFGGGFTWGAALVEW, encoded by the coding sequence ATGACTCATTCGGTCATTCTTGGGACCGGCTCCTACGTTCCAGATGAAGTTCTTGCAAATTCTGACCTCGAAAAAATCGTTGACACAACGGATCAATGGATTTTTGATCGTACCGGGATCCGTGAGCGCAGGGTTGCGCAGCCCGAGGCCGCAGCGTCTGACCTCTCCCTCCCGGCTAGCCAGCGTGCTCTCGAGGCGGCCGGTATGGATCCAAAAGAAATTGACCTTATAATTGTGACAACGCTGACGCCGGATTCCTTGTGTCCTTCTACGGCTTGTTGGCTCCAGGCGGAAATTGGTGCAGAACGTGCGGCGGCTTTTGATATGAACGCGGCATGCTCGGGGTTTGTATACGGTGTTCAGGTAGCCGATGCGTATATTCGCTCAGGCCTCAAGAAAAATGTTTTAGTGGCCTCTGTGGACCTTATGACGCGCACTGTTAATTGGAAGGACCGTGGAACTTGTGTCCTATGGGGAGACGGTGCCGGGGCGGTAATCATGGGCCCGGCGGAAAATGGCCAAAAGGGAATTATCGATACATACACTTACAGTGATGGTAAGGATGCGGATAAAATTCTCATCATAGGAGGAGGCACAAAACTTCCTCCCATGCGCACGGAAGATATCGAGTCGGATGCCCATACGATAAAGATGAAGGGTCAAGAAACATTCAAAACTGCGGTACGTCATTTTAGCAATGTATGCGCTGAGGCACTTGAGAAAAATAATATGACCGTGGATGATATAGATGTTTTTATTCCGCATCAGGCCAATATAAGGATTATTGAGGCGGTAGCTAAGCGTCTGAAGTTGTCGATGGATAAGGTCGTAGTTACGATAGATAAATATGGTAATATGTCCTCTGCCACGATTCCGGTAGCTTTGGATGAGTGGGTAAGGGAGGGGAAAATCCAGCGTGGTGATAATGTCCTAATGGCTGCCTTTGGTGGGGGGTTCACTTGGGGCGCCGCTCTGGTTGAATGGTAG